Proteins encoded by one window of Salvia hispanica cultivar TCC Black 2014 unplaced genomic scaffold, UniMelb_Shisp_WGS_1.0 HiC_scaffold_1344, whole genome shotgun sequence:
- the LOC125198284 gene encoding rust resistance kinase Lr10-like, with protein MTKGFGEKLGQGGYGDVYKGKLRSGNKVAVKMLRNLGGNEHDFMNEIATIGRIHHVNVVKLVGYCAHGSKRALVFDFMSNGSLDKYLFNQEKMNSLNWAKKFEIAAGVARGIEYLHRGCDIQILHFDIKPHNVLLNDNFIPKVSDFGLAKYFSKEKNSVTLTAARGTIGYVAPELINRGIGTISYKADVYSFGMMLMDIVGLKRDLVGNNDSSSKYFPYWIYDHINQGKDYTEIACVDKNDGTREVCRKMTIVALWCIQMNPGDRPSMNEVLKMLEGDVEHLRIPEYPSQSTQTVANVDQTGTTCSSDYVSFPHHDDSFPSVEITVQE; from the coding sequence ATGACCAAAGGTTTTGGAGAGAAACTAGGCCAAGGAGGCTATGGTGATGTTTACAAAGGAAAACTCCGAAGTGGAAATAAAGTAGCAGTAAAAATGCTAAGAAATTTAGGAGGAAATGAGCATGACTTCATGAATGAAATTGCAACTATTGGAAGGATCCACCATGTCAATGTGGTGAAACTTGTTGGATACTGTGCACACGGATCCAAACGTGCCCTTGTGTTTGATTTCATGTCAAATGGTTCCTTGGACAAGTACCTATTCAATCAAGAGAAAATGAATTCTTTGAATTGGGCTAAGAAATTTGAGATTGCAGCGGGAGTGGCTCGAGGGATTGAGTATTTGCACCGAGGTTGTGACATCCAGATTCTGCATTTTGACATCAAACCTCACAATGTGCTTCTCAATGATAACTTCATCCCAAAAGTATCAGATTTTGGGCTTGCGAAATATTTCTCCAAAGAAAAGAACAGTGTGACCTTGACCGCAGCCAGAGGTACCATAGGCTATGTTGCTCCGGAATTGATCAACAGAGGCATTGGCACAATCTCATACAAAGCTGATGTGTATAGTTTTGGAATGATGCTAATGGACATAGTTGGCTTAAAGAGAGATTTGGTTGGAAACAATGATAGTTCTAGCAAGTATTTTCCGTATTGGATATATGATCACATCAACCAAGGCAAGGACTATACTGAAATTGCATGTGTTGATAAAAATGACGGCACGAGGGAAGTTTGTCGAAAGATGACAATAGTTGCATTGTGGTGCATACAAATGAATCCAGGTGATCGTCCTTCGATGAATGAAGTGTTGAAAATGTTGGAAGGAGATGTTGAGCATCTACGGATTCCTGAATATCCATCTCAGTCAACGCAGACAGTAGCAAATGTGGATCAAACAGGAACTACATGTTCGTCTGATTATGTGTCATTTCCACACCATGATGATTCTTTTCCCAGTGTGGAGATCACTGTGCAAGAGTGA